The sequence below is a genomic window from Aminivibrio sp..
GGCTCCACCGGTGGTGGCGGTGGCGATATTGAGGCGGTAGGACTTGGCCTCGGCGCCGACGATCATGGGGCCTGCCGCAAAGATGAGCGCGAGAACGACCACTACTGCTATGATGCTTTTCCTCACATTCATTCCCTCCTTTTATGTCTGGAACTGTCAACCGACTTTCCGAACCCTCCTGGTCGCTATGACCTCCGTATCACACCCCGCAGGGGCCGACAGAACCACGTCGCCGATCTCCACAGGTGCTTCCAGGGACACCTTCCGGATCTCATCCATCACCTCCCGTATTTTTGTCAGGGGTATGGGGCGGCTGGTCCGGACGCTGGCCAGGGGAAAATCACCCCGCCGCACCGGTACGCTGGAAGCGATGGTACGCATGGGGTTTTCCACCTCCTGCCGGGCCCAGGATTCTCCCCGTTTGCACACGTTTCCCTGAACCCTGGTGACTACAGGCGTTTCATCATCGTCCACCTCGACGACGATGGAACAGCCGTTGGGGCAGACCACGCAGGTAAATTCTCTCGTGCTCATTCAACCGTCACCTCCAGGGAGGAACAGCCTGAAACAGCTTCTTTCTTCAGGTCGATCCGGATCATTTCCGCCGGATGAAGC
It includes:
- a CDS encoding DUF1667 domain-containing protein, with translation MSTREFTCVVCPNGCSIVVEVDDDETPVVTRVQGNVCKRGESWARQEVENPMRTIASSVPVRRGDFPLASVRTSRPIPLTKIREVMDEIRKVSLEAPVEIGDVVLSAPAGCDTEVIATRRVRKVG